The genomic window GAGGTCCCAGTGACAACATTTTGCTGGAATGCAGAACACACTTTTGTCTTAATCTAAACAGATCACCTAATAATTTTACTTACAAAGGAAAGACACTGCCAGAGCTTAACTAAACAAGGTCACCCTAAGGACAATATCACAGCTGCATCTCCTACAAGAAGTTCAAAGTGGTTATTGATCAAATGATTGCCAATCATTTTCAcattctattaattgtttaagtaatttttcaagcagaaatgccagACATGTGTTGGTTTCATCTTCTCCaatttgaggatttgctgttttttctgttttaaatgattgtaaactgatctatggggtctatgggattgtttgttggacaaaacaaggcTTGATAGACATTTTTCGCtattttatggcattttatatcaattaataattagttgcagcccctcTAAGAATGCAAATACACATATAATAGTGCTAAATTAGAGTTGATGATTTTTGATCCATGGTAATCAACATTATAGTTCTGCTAATATTGTACAACCAATACCTCactagttgatttttttttcattcaagcTTTGTCTGATCTattaagtcaagtcaaatgTATTAATGTAGCCTAAAATCACAAGTTTGTCCCAGAGGACAAGGTGATATGACAATCCTAgctcaaataacaaaataagatGTTACTCTCAATTCGACAAAAGTCAAGACATAACAGGGGAGGTGTTCCAGGTTTATTTAAAGACATACTCAATAAATATAGCACCATTTCAGTGGAGAGAACATTGGGGGAAATAGTAACATGTTTGTATTAACGATGCTCTTGGACATAACAGGCATCTGTACAGAGTACCAGGACTGTAATTCAATTGGTTGCTATATTTCTTTAGAACGAAGTGGCTTTTTGAGTGACTTTTTTAGATAGTTACAGAAAATCTATCCTTCCCCAGCCCTGCCGAGTACACCTTTACATGAAGGACAATATGTAATCCAGCCTGACATGTAGCCTTCAGCCTCTTAATAAAGACAATACAGACATGCAGTGAGATAATATTAAACATCCATATAAAGACGGACATGGGGCTTCAGAGTGACTTATTGCACTAAATAATGCCAGCATCATTCATTGACTGTAAACACTTCTGCTGgaaggaaaatatgttttagtttgaattaaagtgtttttcaggCTCCAGTTATGTTACAGCTCTGGCCTGTAGTGATTCTTCTATGTTAGTTGCAATGTCCCAACTTTAAAAATGCTCAATATAATATGTAAGGAAATGACTAAAGAAAGGAATGTCTATTTTGTTCATTATTGTTTGAAAATTTTACAAAGACGTCCTAACTTTCCTACTCAACTGTATctcattaatgttatttttaaactaGAAAGCAAAGAACTAAAAATTATCTTATTGTTAAAAAGGTGGTACCTTGTAATACTACTCAAGTCAGGTCATTGGGTGGTTTTGCTGAAAGTGACCAGAAGGAGGCGCTCCTGGGTAAGTTCATACAGCAAAAGTTGGGGGAAAAGCTAGGCAGGGCTCTTGTGTTGAATTTCATTACAATGTACACCTGTTTATGTTGCTGTGTCCACCCCTGTATACTGTCTGCAGTTGCTGCTGACAGTAAACATTTTCTTAGCTTAtgatttaatattcattttCCGCACCAACATCCACACTAGTGTTTTGGGTTTCCTTCCCCCTGACCGAGAACCTGCTTGTGAAAATTGTACCAGCATTCAACAACATGTACTACAGTTTCTAATATACAACAATGTAATTCTATGATTTTCTGAACAGCTATAGTAACACTTAAGGAATACAGtttcattgtcttttatttatcaCAAGTATGTCCAGCTCCTTCCTTATGCTGTAACAAGAATATTGGCAGTTCTCCATTTCTGAGCTGTCTAAAATGCAACGTTTCCGCTCCCTACTTTCTGAAGTTTCCGAGCTGAACGCCCCTCCTTCCGGTCACACAGCGAAAGGTGGCCGGTTGGATCTCCCAGTATTTAACAGGGTTGGCAAACAGACTGATGCCTGTGTACAGGTTCTTCTTGACATTGGTCGAGACAGGACAGAAGTCGTTGACTCCCacactgttgattttgttggcATGGAGGAAAATCACctgaacagacagaaaaacatttttgaaaatgtttttaatcagttaTGTTTCTGCTTTGTCAGTAAGCCTCCATGACTGGGAGTTCTGCACTAATTCTGTTTTACTGCTACCGCGGAAATCCAAAATCATAACCTTCAGACCAGGACAGCAAGACTGGAACAGTCTGAATTACAAGTCGGAAAGTTGGGCATCATTTTATAACTCCAGATTGCCGAATTGAAGGAAACTGATGCATTTGAGATGGCTGACATGTTGGAATAATGCATTCTAACAGCTAACAATTTTGCTGTTCCCCTTCATTTTTAGGAGTGTCTTAGTTGGCTCAGCCTTAGAGACAGGTTTAGGAGCTCAGACATCAGAAGGGAGCTTGGAGTAGAATAGCTACTCCTTTGGAGTTAGAGGATCATTGAGTAAGAGGAGCCACTTTAGGTGGTTTGGTCATGTGATCAGGATGCCTCTCTCTGGAGGTTTTTTTGGCACGTCTTATTAGGGTTTAATTTGTAATACGTACTTTAGTCTATTGATCAAATACTTGACAATGTCAGATTTGTTACAGTAGTATCTCACCTGGAGGTAGCGCAGGGAGCTGAGGCCTGGTGGGACCTTTCTCAGACGGTTGTTGTCCAGGTGGATGTCACGGACGTTTGGGATGCTGGCAAGACTGCCATTTTCTACAAACTTGATCTGGTTAAAACCTAGTCCTAACCtgcaaaaatggcaaaaggTATGGGACAGGTATCACTACTCATGATAAAAACTTAAATATCGATAAAAATAGTCAACTTTGCAGAAATGAACAAGTGATAAAGAACAAATTTACATATCAGACTTACAAACATGCTGTACTTATATTTAAACTTCCTATTCAAACTTACACACTATTGCatggtgagagaaaaaaagaaggaactCCCAATTGTAGACTTTTTGTTTGAAACTGTCCAACAGCTTAAATGacacaaataatatatatatatatatatatatatatatatatataatctttaTGTTAACAAATTGCATTAACATAGATGtagtatttatttaattatggATTATTTATTAAATTCTGGTGAGTCAGTTTAACTATTGGATGTTAATAGTGGATGTTTTTcatgaaatgtcagaatgtgCTCACATGCttttagtgtgttgttttttatgaaaagCCTGAAAAGCCCtctataaattaaatgtattaggATTAATGAAATTAATCACCAAAGtgtaaattattataatttttttaactGAACCTTTTTTACAGAACTTGATTGACAGCAAAACTTCAATATAAGTAAAACACTCAAATTGGAGTTTTGAACAACAGCCTGCACAACATTTTGGCTAACTGTCTttggaaaatgtcattttctaaGATGAAATGTGTCTGGTTTTCACCTCTGCAGGTTTTTATATCTGATGAAGTCTTCTACTTCCACTTTAGAGATCTTGTTGTAGTCCAGGCTCAGCTCTGTGATGGAGGGCGGGAGGTCTAAACACACCAAACATAACCAATGTAAAGGTAAATCAAACTTTAGTTCATGACGTGCTTTTAATAATGATTTGGAAACAAACTTGTTTAATCAAAGCATCATATTAACAGACATTGGCACTGTTAATGTCTCCATTTAGTTGTACAGTTGAGGCCCAATGTAAGTGAGACTGTAGTTAGGTGACTtgagaagaaagaaatgtttatttttttaaatcaacacaACATGAGATGAGTGATATTGTACCTTTGGGCACAGCAGTTAGTTTGGCCTCTGCTATACCAACATACAGCGTCGACAAGCCATTAAAAGCCCCCAGCTCAATCCCACTGTTAGCCAGAGGGTTGGCACTCAGCTCTGtttggacaaacacaaaacatctgGTTTGATTATTGATGACCCATTATATTCTCTAGAGAACAGGAAATTACTGAAGATCTATTGTGATGACACTTTTATCACTTGCTCTTTGAAATCTGGTCGTCTATTTCCAAATTATTCTTCTATAAAAACAGTTCCTTTGGAAAACATCATGAAAAAGACTTttacaaaagtcatctcagttACCCATAAGTGATTTAATACCagcacatgatgatgatgattaattaGACTGAATTCAAGTATAAACAATTAAGTCCCGGATATACTCGTAATCAGATGTAGATGTGGACAGCAGGACCAGAAGCTGACACCAGATCTTACCCAGCACATGGAGCTTCCTCAGGCCTCTAAACGCATCCTTCTGGATTCTGTTGATCTTGTTTTCATGGAAGCGGAGCTCAATGACATTGGGAGGCAGGTTTGCAGGGATCTCGGTCAGCAGGTTGTAGGACAGGTACAGCAGTCTGAGATGATCCATGTTCCTGAAGGCCTTGGGGTGGATCTTAGAGATCTTGTTGTTGATCAGAAACAGGCCCTGTTGTGGGAGAAAAGAATCAGAGTAAATCTTAGTAGATTCAAACTGAAGTTTTGCTGCATTTGCTGTTGCAGGTATAAGAATGGAGCAGTTTTCATGTACCAGTCGTTGTCATTATGCCCCAGATTTTGCTGATTTTAGGACGTCTAGCTCAAGTAACTATTGAATAGAACTGTTGTTTCTAAGATCAAGAATGaacattcacatttacaaaataatatGTCATTAATGACAAATGGAAATCAAAATCTGTTTGATATGAACTGTTTTTTATGGCTTGAaaataatttgctgtttttttgtacaGGAATAATGAGACTACAATCAAAACTAAGATTTGATTAAACTGGAATCGATGAGCAGAATCAAAATCAATAACACCTAAACGAAACTTAACCCTACTTAGGTTTAGATTAGCTGCACCATTTAACACTTGATGACAAACCACTGTAGTAACACAAAGCTGTGTTTGCTgagatacagtacagtacaatgCAGAGATTTAGACCTTGATGTAGTTTATTCCCAGCTgggaaaacaacagacagacactaAGTGCCTCTACTTCTCAGTATACAGAGGGACCGTCATCTTATAGAGCTGCAGGCTGCATTTGGACTGATATTAGTGAAGTTTTTCTTTATCTTGTAACCTTAATAGCTGCAAGATGGTTTTGTCATTCACTTTTATCTTGAGTGCACACTTGTGTATTACTTCATGCACCAACTACCTTGTGGTATTTGTGTCAGGTGGAATTTGAAACTGAGCATTGATGCACTTATACTCGAAGGTTTCTCCTTGATCTATGGTGGCTTAGATTGTACTTTATTTGTATGTTGATTTGGCCAAATTAACGAATGTAATTGTAAATATTAAGACCAAATACTAACAGTATCCACTGACATTCTCATGAAcctcagctatactttgtgtttagttcttattagcaaatgttagcattccACTATGCTAAAATAAGATAGTGAGGATGATCTGTAAACATAActtgctaaacattagcatgttagcattgtcatttgAGCATGGTGACATtagtatttagctcaaagcactgctgtgaaCAAGTATAGCTTCACAGAGACGTCAGTGTGGTTGTTGACTGTTAGTCTTAATAATATCTAACTGTATCTCACCATGTATCCATAGTATTTAAGCTTATAGACACCAATCTCTCAGGTCACAGCTTCAACCAGCCATTTCTTGTGATATATGACTATTAGAGTACGTTATAAGTACATGCTGACTGCTACAGTACCATCAACATTACTTAAACTTGAGATTTCACAAATTTTTTTGCAGCACATATCTGGTTCAGGTGAGTGGGGGAGATGTGACTGGAACTTATTTGCCCATTTAGGCTGTTTTCATCAGATGGACTGATGTCATTCTTTACTTCTTTAACTTGAGACTTGCTTGAGATATGTTTAATCTTAGCACGAAGAAGTTGCGGTGTTCAGTACTTCAATATGTGCAGGGTAAAACAGTTCTGATGGTTTCTCTTACATGAAGCTTGTGGAGGCCTTTAAAGTCGTCCTCCTTGATCTCAGTGATATCATTGTTTTGGAGGTCGATTATCACAGTGTCTTCAGGAATCTTCTCAGGAACAGAGATCAGACCTGTTGGCAGAATCACAAATCCCTGATTAAAGACAAGCGTCGGACCAAAAGTGATTGTCGGACCAAAAGTGATTTTTACATAACACACAGGTGTGTTATGTAAAAACTACAGAGATTTGCATTCTGGTCCTTTTGACTCAAACTCTGCTACCTCAGGTCTCAAATAACGATGTATGAGTGGTTCTCTGATTCAGGAGAACATACATAATCATACATGATGAGTCAGAAATGAGGCCATGAGCCTCTGTTGGTTGTGCACCGTAGTTTAAAGTCTGGTTAAAAGTCCACAGCTGTGGCAGTGACTGTCACCCCCAAGTTGTTTACATGGCCTTAGGTAGTAATGTTGCAATAAAATTGTTTACTGACATTAAGgacagtcagtgagtcagtgcaCTCCAAGTGCAACAAACGCCAGCTGTGTCACGTATCGTTGTGTCACTTTGCAGAGAAAATACTGTGAtaaaattgctgcttttttctggGTAATAGGACAAAATAGGGTCAATATTTCCTCATTATTCTTTAATCCTACAGTAGGATTTAATCTGATATGATGATATGGCTGTATGTTTTTCCCTTTACATCTTTTTCACaccaaacacatgcaaatagcTTGTGTGAGGTAGTGCGTCGACAAACGCAGCATATAATTCTACAAAGCAGTCAACTAGGATTCTGCGACCCTGGGATCCCTGTCCTctgatattttctgacattcttgAAGATTTTTACACACCCTAAAATCAGGGCAGTATGTGACTGTACAGTTTGGCAACCATTATTCTCCAAAAAACATTGAAACCACATAAGTGAGCCGCACTGTCGTACTGGAGGAGATGTTTCTTCattgctgtaaacacacacacactgtagtttactTTGACTCAGTgccacacacaccgtcctgtGGTccttttaggaaattactgagcctttaaaAAAATTCAACTATATATTTATGAGCcattttttaagatttacatcTTTAGTAGGAACCAATGGTATTAgagctgagtgccacagacaggttAGGGAAGTCcgaaagtattgagagacagagtaacacattgtttgtttttgcctttcaatgtgatttttttgacaataagaaaatataggCTAACACCAGACTTATACAGCTAATCTTAGATCTTCACATAATTTGATAAAAGAATCAATACTCATTAACGTAGCTTAGGATGTCCCACATTTAAAGTTTACAACACattgtgtgtttacagtaatGTGGATTCAGATGTGTTCACAATAAGTGTGTTCTCACCCTGGTCGGAGCACTGCACCACTCTGGGTGAGCAATGGCAATTAGCTGGACagttctcatcatcatcataatcgtcatcatcatcgtcgtcgtcgtcaTCGTCGTCATCACCTGAATCAGCCATCATTATGTCATAGTTTTTCACGAAGTCCATGATGTTGATTGGCTGGTAGGGTTTGGCGTTGCCTAGCGCCAGCAGGCAAAGCAGGAGGAAGACCCTCATGATTTTGCTAGAGGACTGGTGAGCGAAACACCAAACAGGGGAGAGGTGTAGGAAAAGGTTAAGAAGGTTAGATTAGCTCTAAAACCTCAAGACAGGACTAGACTGATGCCATGGCACTGAGGAAATATTTGTCAGTATTCTTTAATTTTATTCCAACATCAACATAACAGAACAGAAGTGCAGAACCCTGTAGTTTACCTCAGTTCACATTGTCCACATGAATGACCCACTGTAATGATTGTCACAATTGAAGATTTTGTGATAGTTACAATTTTACTAGCCACAAAGGCATTTGTTGGAAGCCTGTGGTCACCTTTGACATGTAATCTCCTCATCTTTCTggcttttaaatacataaacTACTACTTACTCGTACACAGTGTTTGAAAAGAGAACACGGGAAGCCATGTCtaaaacacaaactcacaaTGCCATTTAAATGCCATTTAAATGCAGCTTCACATCAACATCTGCCGTTGGATGTTTTAGAGCAGTGGTGCCCAACCTGGGGGTGGGACCACTTAATGGGGTCACAAGATAAACCAAAGGAAACGCAAGAGAATTAAGGAGATTGGAAAGACGGCAAAATGTAGTTTTGCTACacagaaaagtttttttctgacttttgcTAGAAAAAATGGTGGCACTGTCCAATCAAAAGCAATCAACCatataaacaggaagtcaccatatcacatactgtaacataactgccaaaaataacagttttactAGGATAAACAATATATTACACTTAACAGTCACGTAACTGAtttgtatatatacacagagagaaatgtgtgtttcagataAAGTTCACGGTGAGTGGGAAATATCCAATTATGCTAACCCAACCAATgctatttggtcatttagtctGACTTTAGCTCCTTTCAGGCATGCACCATCTACGTTAATATGATGGCAATTAAACATGTTGGTCTCACGTCTGAATAAGCATAAAAGTCACAACAATCTTACTAGGTCGGACCTAGAAACATTTCCATTTCACTTTCAACACAGCACAAATCTGAAGACTTTTCATAAGTGTCCTGTTATGTCTGAATAAAGCCATAATGAACACTAATGTAAAAGACACTTATGTTTGTAGGACAAAAAGCCATTACTTGAACAGATAGATGAAGCCAGCGATGTTATGTATCccatgtctgaaaagggctATTATTAGCAACAGGTTCTGTAATTTGAGgtataatgtgttatttttgtgaaatgtgatttaaaatctTTCTGAATCAGGTAGTATTCCATGTTTTACTCATCAATCTAAAAGGATCATATATTAGCAAGttactattatttattatatccCAACGGTCCTGCATCACTGTGTTCTATAGGGATGGATTTTACACAGTAGTTACTGTGGTAACATGATACTAGCATTATGACAGTGGTGTTTACTCCTGTTGATGATGTTACTAGACAGCTATAGTAGACTAAATAGCAACCACCACTCTAAAATGTCTGATCTATATAAATTAATAGTAGCTGCTATGCTTACCAGTGCTAATCTCACCTCAGACCCACCCTTAAAAGTTTTCAGTGCTCCAGTTCGGTTTCAATTTTGCAGCCCTAAATTAGCTAGATTTAGGAATGCATTGCTAAAACAGTCCATGGTGAAAGGCCATACAGAGTTCCTGTGGTGATCAGTTTCAGTAAGTGCTGCTCTTTGTAAgagctgctctttttttctatCAATGTTTCCATGAATTTGTGAAAACCTCGATTGGAAATGAGCTCTGGCAGCCAACACAAATGTTTCTCCAGCCCTTACCTATCCACCATCTGTGGTGATtcacaaaatgatttatataTCTTTCTcagttacacattcacacagccAGCGAGACTGAGATTGTCTGGTTGTGTGCTTCTGGTAATCTGGATGGATTTTGAGCCCTTCAGTTGGGCGTTCAGTCCACCCACAAATATGTGGTGGTGGTCGAGCATCCTGCTGCGGCAGCAAATACCACTCAGCATAGACCCTTGCTCTCTTACCCAGACTGTCTTTTATTCCACATGTGTGCATTTAGCACAAAAGAGGCTGTTTTcttgatgtgtgttttgaaattttgttttttcctgttgctTAATCAGACAAGCTTTGAACATAGATACAATAGCTTTAACTACCCTCCAGTAAGATTGGTGCAGGTTTTTGTTCCCAGTCAGAATTGTTCACAGTTCTGCAGATGTTTGATTTCACAAAACATCCAAACCAGATGGATGACACCAGCCTTGCTTCCTTCATCAGCActcaaaaaatgtcaatta from Thunnus maccoyii chromosome 3, fThuMac1.1, whole genome shotgun sequence includes these protein-coding regions:
- the aspn gene encoding asporin; the protein is MRVFLLLCLLALGNAKPYQPINIMDFVKNYDIMMADSGDDDDDDDDDDDDDYDDDENCPANCHCSPRVVQCSDQGLISVPEKIPEDTVIIDLQNNDITEIKEDDFKGLHKLHGLFLINNKISKIHPKAFRNMDHLRLLYLSYNLLTEIPANLPPNVIELRFHENKINRIQKDAFRGLRKLHVLELSANPLANSGIELGAFNGLSTLYVGIAEAKLTAVPKDLPPSITELSLDYNKISKVEVEDFIRYKNLQRLGLGFNQIKFVENGSLASIPNVRDIHLDNNRLRKVPPGLSSLRYLQVIFLHANKINSVGVNDFCPVSTNVKKNLYTGISLFANPVKYWEIQPATFRCVTGRRGVQLGNFRK